One Streptomonospora salina genomic window, CAGCACCAACGACCTGTTTGAAGCGGTCCAGGTCTACAACGTCGAGGGCCAGGACCAGTACCTCATGATCGTCGAAGCGATCGGCGCGCAAGGAGACCGCTACTTCCGCTCGTTCACAGCCGACAGCCTGGACGGCACGTGGACACCGCAGGCCACCACCGAAAGCAACCCCTTCGCCGGCCAGGCCAACAGCGGCGCCACCTGGACCGACGACATCAGCCACGGCGAGCTGATCCGCACCGACCCCGATCAGACCATGACCGTCGATCCCTGCAACATGCAGTTCCTCTACCAGGGGCGCTCCCCCGAGTCCGGCGGCGACTACGGTCTCCTGCCGTATCGGCCGGGTCTGCTGACACTGCAGCGCTGACAGGCAGCGTCGGACTGCGGGGGCCGGCTCGTCGTCGGTGGCGACGTTGAGCGGCTCCCAACACGAGAGGATGCGGTGGCGTCGGTCGAATCCGGAGCGTCGCCCTGCGAAAGCAGGGTCCCGGCGGTGCACCCGCGGGTGGAGCCGCCGTTCGGCGGTCGGTCCGACCGGCGCCGCCGCTCACCCACAGCGCTAGGCGGTGGCTCCGCTTAGGGTCTGTTTTTCGGAATCGGGAGTGAGGCAGGGCCCGCCCCGGCACACTCGACGGCCGTGTCCGGTCGTTTCGAGCTCACCGGTGCCGAGCGGGCCCTGCTCGCCCCGTTCATGCCCGCCTACCGGATCGCCGCCGAGGAGTAGGCCGCCAACGTCGCAGGAGCAAAGGTGCGGCGGGCGACCCGTTCGAAAACCACGCTCTAGCGCCGCAGCTTGTGGTCGTCGACCCACTCGGCCAGCTGCGCGCGGGAGGTGATCAGCAGCTTGCGGAAGATGTTGGCGATGTGGCGGGCCGCGGTCGCCTGGCTGATGGTCAGCTCGTCCGCGATCTGCCGGTTGGACATCTCCTCGCCGACCAGGGCGGCGATCTCGCGTTCGCGCCGGGTCAGCAGCGACGGCAGCGGCTTGCGCGGCGCCGGGAAGGAGCAGGCCTGCTCGACGACGTGGTCCAGCGGCAGCGTGCGCCAGGCCTTCCACGCCTTGTCGGCGACGTCGGACGCCAGTACGCGCTCCACCCGCTCGTAGAGTCGCTCCGCGCGCGGCGAGGGCTGCTGCAGCGCCGAGTACAGCCGCGCGGCCACACCGGCCAGCGAGGCTGCGCGCTCGGCCTGCTCTTCGACGAGCGCGAGCTCGGCCAGCGCCTCCAGCGACCGCGCCACCGCGCCGCGCCTGCCCGCCGCGGCGCTGATCCGCAGGGACCCGGCGAAGCGGCGCCGGGCGCCGGAGACGTCGCCGCGGGCCAGCTCCAGATGGCCCATCGACGCCGAGCAGCGGGCGGTCTGCGGCTCGACCCCCATCTCGGTGAGGATGCGCATCGCCTCGCCGAGCAGGTCGGCCGCCGCCTCCAGGTCGCCGCGCTGGGTGGCCAGAACACCCAGGCCGTTCAGGCACCGCGCCACGCACCAGCGGTCGTCCAGCCGGTCGGCCACCGCGATGCTGCGCTTGAGGTAGCCCTCGGCGATGCCGGTGTCGCCGCGCCGGCGCGCCAACCGCCCCAGCGTTCCCAGCGCGGAGACTTCGGTGAAGTGGTCGGGCACCTGCTCGGCGGCCGCCAGCGCCGTGTGGGCGTTGGCGCTGCAGGCGTCGTCCTGGCCCATGCGCAGCGCGGCGGCCGTCAGCACTCCGAGCGCGATCGCCTCGGCCGGGGTGTCGTCGCAGCCGCGGGCGGTCTCCAGCGCCGTCGCGGCGATGGAGGAGGCGGTGCCGGCGCCTTCGACCTCCAGGCACAGCTCGGCGTGCACCGCCAGCGCGCGGGCGCGCACCCGCGGAGGCTGGGTCTCGGGCGCGACCCACAGCAGCTGCCGCAGCGAGCGGGTGCCGTCGATGAACAGTCCGCGTACGACCCAGTAGGGCCGCAGCGCGACGCACAGCCGCAGTCCCTCTTCGGCGCGGCCGTTGTGCTGGGCCCAGGTCAGCAGCCTCGCCGTGTTCTCACGGTGGTGGTCCAGGAGGTTCAGGTACTCCAGGCGGCGCTGCCAGGGCAGCGGCCGGGCGATCCGGGCGGCCAGATCCTCCATCCGCGCCACGGCCTCGTCCAGGCACCGCTGCCAGATCTCGGCCTCCTCGCCGGCCGCCGCCAACCGTTCGGCGGCGTAGGCGCGCACCGTGTCGGGCATCCGGTAGAACACGGTGCCGTCGAGCTCGGTGTCGAGCATGATCAGCGACTTGTCCAGCAGGCTCGACAGCAGGTCCAGCACAGCGCCGGGTTCGACCCCGCTGTGGGCGCACACCCGTTCGGCCTGGTCCAGATTCCAGGTGCCGAAGACACTCAGGCGGCGCAGCAGCACCTGCTCGGAGCGGCCGAGCAGATGGTGGCTCCACTCCAGAACGGCGCGCAGCGTGCGCTGGCGGGCCGGAAGCCCGCTGCCGGAGGCGACCAGCAGCCGGAACCGGTCGTCGAGGCGGTCGAGGATCTGGGGGACCGACAGCACCCGCACACGCGCCGCGGCGAGCTCGATGGCCAGCGGGACGCCGTCGAGCATCCGGCAGATACTGACGATGCCGTCGGCGTTTTCGGCGGTCACCGTGAACCCCGGCCGCGCCTGGCGCGCGCGGGCCGCGAACAGCCGCACCGCCTCGAACCGGTGGGCCTGGTCGGGCGTGGTCGCGCCGGGCGGGGAGCCGTCGGCGCCCCCGCGCGTCGGCGGGGGCAGCGACATCGGCGGCACGCGCCAGACGGTCTCTCCGGGCAGGCGCAGCGGCTGGCGGCTGGTGGCGAGGATGTGCACGCCCGGGCTGGAGGACAGGACCGCGCGGCACAGCTCGGCCAACGGCTCGACCGCGCGTTCGCAGGTGTCGAGCAGCACCAGGGCCTGCTGGTCGCGCAGGTCGGTGACGATCGCGTCCAGGGGCGGTTTCTCGCTGTTCTCGAGGACCCGCAGCGAGCGGGCCACGGCGCGTACGACCTGGTCGGGCGAGGCGGCCTCGTCGAGGTCGACGAAGCGGACGCCGTCGGCGAAGGCCGGTGCGACGAGCTCGCTCACGCGCACGGCCAGGCGGGTCTTGCCCATGCCGCCGGTTCCGGTGAGGGACACCAGGCGGTTTCCGTCGACGACCCGGCACAGGTCGGCGATGTCGCGTTCGCGGCCGATGAGCGGGCCGGCCGCAGGGGGCGGGATTGAGCGCGGGGTGGTCATGGCCTCGTTCGCTAGGCAGCCGCGTCGTCAAGGCCGCACCGGGGGTGCGGCGGCGCCGGCACCGGTGTCGAGCCTGCCCGGCAGTGTTGCACGCGCCTGCCCCGGTGTCTTGCGAATGGCCGGTTCCGGCACAGGCACCGAACCGCCGCGACGTGGGCGCCCGCGCGTGGTAGACCGCGCGGTCCCCGACCGGGGCCGCCGCAGGCCGCCCCGGCCGG contains:
- a CDS encoding ATP-binding protein, with product MTTPRSIPPPAAGPLIGRERDIADLCRVVDGNRLVSLTGTGGMGKTRLAVRVSELVAPAFADGVRFVDLDEAASPDQVVRAVARSLRVLENSEKPPLDAIVTDLRDQQALVLLDTCERAVEPLAELCRAVLSSSPGVHILATSRQPLRLPGETVWRVPPMSLPPPTRGGADGSPPGATTPDQAHRFEAVRLFAARARQARPGFTVTAENADGIVSICRMLDGVPLAIELAAARVRVLSVPQILDRLDDRFRLLVASGSGLPARQRTLRAVLEWSHHLLGRSEQVLLRRLSVFGTWNLDQAERVCAHSGVEPGAVLDLLSSLLDKSLIMLDTELDGTVFYRMPDTVRAYAAERLAAAGEEAEIWQRCLDEAVARMEDLAARIARPLPWQRRLEYLNLLDHHRENTARLLTWAQHNGRAEEGLRLCVALRPYWVVRGLFIDGTRSLRQLLWVAPETQPPRVRARALAVHAELCLEVEGAGTASSIAATALETARGCDDTPAEAIALGVLTAAALRMGQDDACSANAHTALAAAEQVPDHFTEVSALGTLGRLARRRGDTGIAEGYLKRSIAVADRLDDRWCVARCLNGLGVLATQRGDLEAAADLLGEAMRILTEMGVEPQTARCSASMGHLELARGDVSGARRRFAGSLRISAAAGRRGAVARSLEALAELALVEEQAERAASLAGVAARLYSALQQPSPRAERLYERVERVLASDVADKAWKAWRTLPLDHVVEQACSFPAPRKPLPSLLTRREREIAALVGEEMSNRQIADELTISQATAARHIANIFRKLLITSRAQLAEWVDDHKLRR